The DNA window CGATCTCTTGGAGTACGACCTGTGTATTTGCCCGTTCTGACCACAAGAGGTCCCATGTGGGCGATCACTCCTTCTGAACGGCGAATGGCATGTTCATAAAGCTTAGGCGGGCAAAGGTTTCTATGAACAGATTTCAGGTTTCGGAACCCATGACAGGCAAGAATCTCCCGGTCTTTGTCCAGATCCATATTCAATCTCCCTGTAGCCTAAACTTTGTAATCAGGCTCACCGCCTCAAGCAAGTTTTGCACTTCAAAGCGGTTTTTCGGGGTTCTCCTTCCTTTACGAACAATCCTTATGCCCCTGCATCCTGCCTGAGTAGCGGCTTCCATATCCGTCTTTCTGTCACCTATAAAGAAGCACTCTAAAGAGGGGATGTCAAAGTTAGAAATAGCTTCCACTAACATTCCCGGTCTGGGTTTTCTGCAAAAACAGTTGTCTTCAGGCCTGTGAGGGCAATAAAAAACTGCAGCCGGTGGGCACCCGTAAAAACTGAGCCTTTTTATCATAATGTTGTGAATCTTCTGGAAGTTATCCCAGCTTATAATGCCACGACCCAGACCCGACTGATTGCTTATGATGATCAGCTGAAAGCCCAGTTGCAGAAATAGTCGCAGTGCCGTAGCTGCTTCCGGGTAGAGAACAAACTCATCCGGCCTTTTTACATAGTATTCTCGATCTTCGTTTATTACTCCATCCCTGTCCAGAAATATGGTTTTTTTCCGGAGCCTTATACGAATGGGATCAATCCAGACTATCATTTTTTGACCCGGAGTTCAGTAAAAAACGGTTCTACATCGATGATAGGGGTATCGTCGGAATTCGTCTTTCTGGCCCAGCTCCCAAAGATGATGATCAATTTCCAGGCTGGTTACAAAAATACCCCTTTTTTCAAGGAATTCCCGGATTTTCTCTACTGCCACCACTGTAGCCGACCTTATCTCCACTTCTTCCGGGCTACCCGGTTTAAGGTAATCAAGTGAATCAATTCTTCTGGCAAGCTCATCAGAATATTGAATAACTCCAAGAACCCGTAAAACCTGAGGAAGTTTGTAATCGGCACAGGCGGTCAGAAGGTGAATGTCCTTAAATGCCCCCGGCCCCTTTCCTTCAAAGGCATGGAAAATGTCCGAAGCCAGAATCTGGGCCCTCTTCCAGAAGTAAACCTTGCGGCCGTCATAAGATGCCTCATCGCGAAAGGATGAAAAGCTGTCCACGACGAGCCTTACAAGGGATGCGCTGCTCTGGCGGGCTTCTTCAACCATGGACATCACGCTTCCGTTCCACTGTTCAAGCAAAACCCTTCCGAGCTCGCGAAGATTCTGAACCCGCTGCTCCATCAAAGGCAGATCGCCCTTTCCTCGAAAGATCCACTTAACCGTTTGTATGTCGATGTCGGCAAGAAACGCTGGATCCGTTACGGGGACGGCTTCTTCGATTGCCCGCTTCAGGCTGGCCGCAAGGGCCATATAGCCCGAGAAATTTTTTCCCCGGTACACTACCGTCCAGGCAGGCTTTCCCGGATCCGGCCAGAAGCAGAAATTCAGAGTGTCAAGCACAAATATCCAGAAAAGAGTTTTTTCGGTACCGTCGAAGAAGTGGACTTCGTTATGCCATTGAATCGGATTGAAGGATCTTTCCCAGCGATCTGCCAGTTCCTTTATCGCTTCGATGTTTATTTGAACATGGCGGGCACGCTCCATAACCCATGACGCCGAAACCCTTACCGGAAAGGATTCTAAATTCTCAATCCCGTCTTTCCACCCACTCTGTTCCATTCCAGATACCCCTCACGGTTCCGGAGTTTGAAGGGTCGTATCCGCCGAGATCCCGAACAATGCCACGAAACCGATCCGATGAGACGATGTCCAGGAGTGTTCGAATTTTTCGATCTTCCCACATGTCCTCACGTATGATCAGGTCGTAACGCTCCTCGGTAACGGGAACGAAATCCAACTCCAGTGCTCTGGCGGCGGCAAATATGCCCATTCCGGCATCCGCCCTGCCGCTGACCACCGCAACGGCAACGGCCATGTGAGTGTACTCTTCCTGATCGTAGCCCTTTATCGACTCGGGCTGAATGCCGGCTTTTTCAAGCTCGTAGTCAAGAAGAATTCTGGTTCCGGCACCACCCTGGCGGTTTATGAATGTCACATCACCCCGGGCCAGATCTTTTACGTCCCGGATGTTCTTGGGGTTGCCTTTTTGAACTATAAATCCCTGTTGCCTTTTTGCCAGCTCGATCAGTCTTACCGGAATGCCTTTAAGGTATTGTTCCACATAAGAGAAGTTGTAGGATCCGTCGGCTGTGTTCAGAAGATGTGATCCGGCAAGATGGGCTAAACCACGACGGAGAGCCATCAGCCCCCCAAGGCTTCCCACGTTGCTCGAAACCAGCCGTATCCTGCTGTCTGCCCTTTTCAATTCACTGGCAAGTACGTCTATCGTATTATCGTGGCTTCCGATCATAAGAAGATTCCAGTCGACTGAGTACTCCGGTCGAAGCAGTTCCACCTTCACCGTTTCTCCATCCCGGAAGCCTTCCTTTTCCTGAGAAACCACCACAATGCCATCGGCCCTGGTAAGAGACGTAATAACTCCGGCGCCTCTCTGAATGGGCATGGCTACAAGCCTGTCGGCAACCCTCCCGACAATTACCCGTACGAACTCATCTAGGCCGAGCTTTGAAGCTATTTTGCGTCCCACGACGGCATCGACATATTTCTTTGCAGGAGGCCATATTCCTTGAAGCTGCCACAGAAGAGGGCGAACGAACTGATCAAAGGCAAGCAAAGCGGATACGGGATACCCGGGGAGTCCCACGACGGGTTTTCCGTCAATTTCTCCCAGAACCACCGGCTTTCCGGGCATCATCGTAACGCCGTGTACCAGCACGCGGCCAAGTTCATCGACTATCTGAGCCGTATAATCCTCACTTCCGGCAGAAGAACCGGCGTTGATTATGAGCAGGTCCACCTCCGACTTCAGGGCTTTCTTAACCGCTTCCGATATTGCATCTTTTTCGTCAGGCACGATTTCCTGCAGGATCCCAAGAGCATTACATTCTTCGACCATTGCTTTTATCATTGTTCCGTTGAATTCTATAATGTCTCCCGGCTTAAGCAGGTCGGCTTTTGAAGGAGGTACGAGTTCACTGCCCGTGGGTTGAATCCATACCAGGGGTTTTCTGTAAACCTTCACCGTTTTTATACCGGCCGCAAGCAGGCATGCCAGATCGGCCGGTTTCAACAGATGCCGTTCCGGAAGAATGAGTTCACCCGCTACTATATCTTCACCGACCTTCCGCACATGTTGCCATGGATAAGCAGGGCTTCTTATCTCTATTTCGTCTTCCTTTATCGGGAATACGTGCTCTATCATTATGACGGCATTCGTGCCGTCGGGTAGAGGATCTCCCGTGTCCACCGGGAAGGCTTCTGAGCCGACTTTAAGGCGAAGAGGTTTCACATCAGAGGCTCCGAAGGTTAATGCGGCATCGACGGCGTAGCCGTCCATTGCGGCCCCGTGATAATGAGGAACCGATCTTCTGGCAAAAACCGGAGAAGCGGTAACGCGGTTTAGAGCCTCCGTCACTTCTATTTCTTCGATTCCGGTTCTTGTGGCTTTAAAGCGATCCGTCCATATATCTTGAGCTTCCTTGAGGGTTTTCATCCTCAGGTAAACTTTTCTTGCTTTCCGCTCCATCTCCCGTCCTCATCAATCCGGCAGTCCGAATCTTTTACGGAATTCTCCTCGGAACCGCCTGCAAGTTCTCAAATCCACTTCCACGATTTTGACGCATTCGAACTCATCGAGTTCCACCGTTACCCACTCCTCAAGGGTGTCCAGACTGCGGATCCAGCGCCTGAAGTGATCCTTGTCCAATAGCCTTGGCGGCTGTATTACAAAGCTGTGGCCTCCAAAGTGATGAATCTTTCGGCCCCGAAAGTGGGCATTAAAGCTTGCAGTGTTAACGCCTACAACGGGAACGAAGTGATCGAAAGCACGCACCAGAGCCCCGCATTTCCAGTGACCTCTCAACAATGGAAATATACTGGGATTGAAAATCACGTCCACTTCTTGTTTCGCCAGTTGCCTCGCTGCTTCGGGATGACCCCAGAAGTCTATACAGATAGGTATGCCGATTTTCCCGAAGTCGGTTACGAAGGCTCTGTAGGTACCGTCACCCGGGCTTATGCCGAAAAGGTTTCTTTCCAGACTTCCGACACAGAGTTTCCTCTGGCGTCCCAGTATCCGGCCTTCCCGGTCGAAAAGAGTTGCCGTGTTGTACCAGAGGCCGTTGTCCTCTTCCACAAGCCCCGCCACCACGTAAGCCCTGAGGCGACGGGCCGCCTTGGCAAGCTCTTCTTCTCCCTGAAAGGGGAAATACTCCGGAAGACAGACCACATCCAGTTGCTCGCCCCTGCACTGGTCAAGCAGGAAGAGAGCGTGTACCACATTATGAGGATCGTCATAAGAAGGGTATGGTTTAGGCTGAACTATGGCAACCTTTATCAAATCCTTCATGGGTATCAACTCCGGATAACTAACTCAGATCCTTGGGAGCAAGATCAACATAGTAGGGGAAATGGTCTGAAGGATACTTTCCGTCTGCCGAGTCTCGAACGATCTCCCCGTTTAAGACCATAAAGTGAGGGCTTACAAGAATCCAGTCTAGTCTCCCTTTGTCGGGGTTCCCTTCAAAGTCGTGATGCGTCATGGCAAGTTCATCCTCGGGAAACCCCAGGGACTTCCAGGTATCCTCCAGGGAAGAAGAACAGAGGATGGAATGGACGTTACCGTCCGGCTGTTCGTTAAAGTCTCCCATAATTATGCAGGGAGTGTCCTGGCTTTTGTACCAGTCCGCTATCATCATGGCCTGGCGGGACCTGGCTCGATCCGATCTGTTGTCAAGGTGCGAAACACCCGCTGTTACTACCTGTGGAATTTCTTTTATCCGGAATTGCCCGTAGCTAAACATGCGGGGAAATGCGCTTCCCCAGTCTTTACTGCGGTGAACACCCGGAGTGGTCGAAAGCCAGAATTCCGAATTGCCCAGACATTCGACGGTATCCCGCCTGTAAACCAATGTGGGATACTGGCACGTATCGTCCCAGACACGGTTTTTCAAACAAAATCCGTAACCGGGAAGCAGCTCTCTAAGATCGAAGATCTGCCTCCATGTGGCTTCCTGAAGACCGACGATGTCCGGGTGATAGCGCTCGATCACGGAGGCTACCATTTCCCTGCGATAGCCCCATCTACGCTCACCATCCTCGGGGTTGTCAAAACGAATATTGAACGTCATCGCTCTTATGACCTGCATCTCTTACCGCCTTTCCTCCGAAAAGTGGAGATAATAGAGGTGAAGAAGTTCTTCTTCTTCCTCAAGGGATAGTAGCCTTTCCGGCCTGTAGTTTTCAATACACATGTAGTTGGGGGAGGTTCCATATAGACGGCAGATAAAGGGCCTTACAGGGTAAATGCTACAGCCTCTTTCGGTAACGTAAGGGCATCTGGTACCCGTTGCTTCTTTCACGGACATACCCTTTTCTTTCAAATAGGCCTTTATGCGCTCGTCTTCCACAGGAGTTCTGGAGGGAACCCCGAAATTCTCGCAGCAGGTAATGCATCCTGGCGGGCACGGTACCCTGGGTATCATGGCGTAGAGATCATCGATCTCCATGACGGCCTCCTTTTCGGCCTATGTGCCGAGTTCCTTCGACCTCCTTGCGGCTGCCATCACCGCATCAAAGATGTTTCCTCTAAACCCGGCGCACTCCAGTACCCTCAACCCGTGAATGGTGGTGCCGCCGGGAG is part of the Thermodesulforhabdus norvegica genome and encodes:
- a CDS encoding D-glycero-alpha-D-manno-heptose-1,7-bisphosphate 7-phosphatase, which produces MIVWIDPIRIRLRKKTIFLDRDGVINEDREYYVKRPDEFVLYPEAATALRLFLQLGFQLIIISNQSGLGRGIISWDNFQKIHNIMIKRLSFYGCPPAAVFYCPHRPEDNCFCRKPRPGMLVEAISNFDIPSLECFFIGDRKTDMEAATQAGCRGIRIVRKGRRTPKNRFEVQNLLEAVSLITKFRLQGD
- a CDS encoding queuosine 5'-phosphate N-glycosylase/hydrolase; the protein is MEQSGWKDGIENLESFPVRVSASWVMERARHVQINIEAIKELADRWERSFNPIQWHNEVHFFDGTEKTLFWIFVLDTLNFCFWPDPGKPAWTVVYRGKNFSGYMALAASLKRAIEEAVPVTDPAFLADIDIQTVKWIFRGKGDLPLMEQRVQNLRELGRVLLEQWNGSVMSMVEEARQSSASLVRLVVDSFSSFRDEASYDGRKVYFWKRAQILASDIFHAFEGKGPGAFKDIHLLTACADYKLPQVLRVLGVIQYSDELARRIDSLDYLKPGSPEEVEIRSATVVAVEKIREFLEKRGIFVTSLEIDHHLWELGQKDEFRRYPYHRCRTVFY
- a CDS encoding molybdopterin biosynthesis protein, which translates into the protein MERKARKVYLRMKTLKEAQDIWTDRFKATRTGIEEIEVTEALNRVTASPVFARRSVPHYHGAAMDGYAVDAALTFGASDVKPLRLKVGSEAFPVDTGDPLPDGTNAVIMIEHVFPIKEDEIEIRSPAYPWQHVRKVGEDIVAGELILPERHLLKPADLACLLAAGIKTVKVYRKPLVWIQPTGSELVPPSKADLLKPGDIIEFNGTMIKAMVEECNALGILQEIVPDEKDAISEAVKKALKSEVDLLIINAGSSAGSEDYTAQIVDELGRVLVHGVTMMPGKPVVLGEIDGKPVVGLPGYPVSALLAFDQFVRPLLWQLQGIWPPAKKYVDAVVGRKIASKLGLDEFVRVIVGRVADRLVAMPIQRGAGVITSLTRADGIVVVSQEKEGFRDGETVKVELLRPEYSVDWNLLMIGSHDNTIDVLASELKRADSRIRLVSSNVGSLGGLMALRRGLAHLAGSHLLNTADGSYNFSYVEQYLKGIPVRLIELAKRQQGFIVQKGNPKNIRDVKDLARGDVTFINRQGGAGTRILLDYELEKAGIQPESIKGYDQEEYTHMAVAVAVVSGRADAGMGIFAAARALELDFVPVTEERYDLIIREDMWEDRKIRTLLDIVSSDRFRGIVRDLGGYDPSNSGTVRGIWNGTEWVERRD
- a CDS encoding carbon-nitrogen hydrolase family protein, with product MKDLIKVAIVQPKPYPSYDDPHNVVHALFLLDQCRGEQLDVVCLPEYFPFQGEEELAKAARRLRAYVVAGLVEEDNGLWYNTATLFDREGRILGRQRKLCVGSLERNLFGISPGDGTYRAFVTDFGKIGIPICIDFWGHPEAARQLAKQEVDVIFNPSIFPLLRGHWKCGALVRAFDHFVPVVGVNTASFNAHFRGRKIHHFGGHSFVIQPPRLLDKDHFRRWIRSLDTLEEWVTVELDEFECVKIVEVDLRTCRRFRGEFRKRFGLPD
- a CDS encoding endonuclease/exonuclease/phosphatase family protein, which encodes MQVIRAMTFNIRFDNPEDGERRWGYRREMVASVIERYHPDIVGLQEATWRQIFDLRELLPGYGFCLKNRVWDDTCQYPTLVYRRDTVECLGNSEFWLSTTPGVHRSKDWGSAFPRMFSYGQFRIKEIPQVVTAGVSHLDNRSDRARSRQAMMIADWYKSQDTPCIIMGDFNEQPDGNVHSILCSSSLEDTWKSLGFPEDELAMTHHDFEGNPDKGRLDWILVSPHFMVLNGEIVRDSADGKYPSDHFPYYVDLAPKDLS
- a CDS encoding YkgJ family cysteine cluster protein, producing MEIDDLYAMIPRVPCPPGCITCCENFGVPSRTPVEDERIKAYLKEKGMSVKEATGTRCPYVTERGCSIYPVRPFICRLYGTSPNYMCIENYRPERLLSLEEEEELLHLYYLHFSEERR